The following proteins are encoded in a genomic region of Neurospora crassa OR74A linkage group VI, whole genome shotgun sequence:
- a CDS encoding electron transfer protein 1, giving the protein MAFFQLGLRRAAVQLSRPSVFCARAAFNASQQQKLVQLATPASTILKLVSQARHTQSRNYATQKVQESPLSKLATDIAKPAPSSDKSEKKSSFPETSSKSVAYWLLASAASVFGIVIFGGLTRLTESGLSITEWRPVTGSLWPGSQEEWESEFEKYRASPEFKMLNSTMNLQEFKQIYFMEWTHRLWGRFIGMSFVLPTIYFIARRRVTPRMACTLVGISALIGFQGFIGWWMVKSGLKDDLFAPGSHPRVSQYRLAAHLATAFVCYSWMLLAGLSILRTHKAINFPEQAVKNFTALQSPALRVLRGSVAALTVLIFTTVLSGALVAGLDAGLIYNEFPMMGNGLAPPKSELLDKFYSRHEDGSDLVWRNMLENPSLVQLDHRILAMTTFTAVCALVAYSRSGRVKAALPPAARKGITGLLHLVSLQVALGISTLIYMVPIPLAAAHQAGALALLTGVLVAGQRLRIPKATLAMAQRRLAQLAQQAKTQGPK; this is encoded by the exons ATGGCCTTCTTTCAGCTTGGGTTACGCCGGGCAGCTGTCCAGCTGTCCAGGCCATCCGTCTTTTGCGCCAGAGCTGCTTTCAATGCCTCTCAGCAACAAAAGCTTGTCCAGCTTGCGACTCCTGCTTCCACCATCTTGAAGTTGGTGAGCCAGGCTCGTCACACCCAGTCCCGCAACTATGCTACCCAGAAAGTCCAAGAATCCCCTCTCAGCAAGCTCGCTACCGATATTGCTAAGCCCGCTCCGTCCTCTGATAAGTCCGAGAAGAAGTCCAGCTTCCCGGAAACCAGCTCGAAATCTGTCGCCTACTGGCTCCTTGCCAGCGCTGCTTCTGTCTTTGGTATCGTCATCTTTGGTGGTCTGACCCGCTTGACCGAGTCTGG CCTGAGTATCACGGAATGGAGACCCGTCACGGGTTCCCTCTGGCCTGGCTCCCAGGAGGAGTGGGAGTCCGAGTTTGAAAAGTACCGCGCCTCCCCCGAGTTCAAGATGCTCAACTCGACCATGAACCTCCAAGAGTTCAAGCAGATCTACTTCATGGAGTGGACCCATCGTCTCTGGGGCCGCTTCATCGGCATGTCCTTCGTCCTCCCCACCATCTACTTCATTGCTCGCCGCCGCGTCACCCCTCGCATGGCTTGCACTCTTGTTGGCATCTCGGCTCTCATCGGCTTCCAGGGCTTCATTGGTTGGTGGATGGTCAAGTCCGGTCTCAAGGATGACCTCTTTGCTCCCGGCTCCCACCCCCGTGTCAGCCAGTACCGTCTCGCCGCCCATCTTGCTACCGCCTTCGTCTGCTACTCCTGGATGCTCCTTGCCGGTCTCAGCATTCTCCGCACTCACAAGGCCATCAACTTCCCCGAGCAGGCTGTCAAGAACTTTACTGCTCTCCAGTCGCCTGCCCTTAGGGTCCTTCGCGGTTCCGTCGCTGCCCTCACTGTTCTGATCTTCACTACTGTTCTTTCCGGCGCTCTCGTTGCTGGCCTCGACGCTGGTCTCATTTACAATGAGTTCCCGATGATGGGCAACGGCCTCGCTCCCCCCAAGTCCGAGCTTCTGGACAAGTTCTACTCTCGCCACGAGGATGGCTCTGACTTGGTCTGGCGCAACATGCTCGAGAACCCCTCGCTCGTCCAGCTTGACCACCGTATCCTGGCCATGACCACCTTCACTGCTGTCTGCGCCCTGGTTGCCTACAGTCGCTCTGGCAGGGTCAAGGCCGCCCTCCCCCCCGCTGCTCGCAAGGGAATCACCGGTCTTCTCCACCTTGTCTCTTTGCAGGTTGCTCTCGGTATCAGCACCCTCATCTACATGGTTCCCATTCCCCTGGCTGCTGCCCACCAGGCCGGCGCTCTTGCCTTGTTGACCGGAGTTCTCGTTGCTGGCCAGCGCCTTCGCATCCCCAAGGCCACCTTAGCTATGGCCCAAAGACGACTGGCCCAGTTGGCGCAGCAGGCCAAGACTCAAGGTCCCAAATAG
- a CDS encoding cation diffusion facilitator 1 → MTDTESSGPQQAPVPAAQGTPVALAATATSPLGDSGVVQDNAMVASDALKTGMDQGATSTLPIRQDTTTSGFDPADPMSFGRHRRENISTKQMKVDHPDGDKRKLKKYYSRQNELIDQFLGAEDEERNTLEEDARYKPKIKFAVNASFVVNFCLFVIQMYAAISTGSLSLFATAADAFMDLVSSFVMLITSRLAARPSIYKYPVIESARNLGSGGEHEAEGLHIIPLTFVGVAIFAKGSLMIYCLFYRRFPTVHVFFVDHRNDIVVNIFGLVMAIVGDKFVWYLDPIGAILIALLILFSWASNAFEQVWLLVGKSAPKEFIAKLIYMTMTHDDRIVKVDTCRAYHAGQHYYVELDIVMDENTPLRISHDVGQTLQRKLEGLALVERAFVHVDYEHAHNVHEEHKPLYEKPTPKRSLKDMLLFRKPAMTQGEANASIGQ, encoded by the exons ATGACCGATACCGAGTCCTCGGGCCCTCAACAGGCACCAG TTCCTGCTGCACAAGGTACCCCAGTCGCACTGGCTGCGACGGCCACTTCGCCGCTGGGAGATTCTGGTGTCGTTCAAGACAACGCCATGGTGGCCAGTGATGCTCTCAAAACGGGCATGGACCAGGGTGCAACCTCGACGCTCCCTATCCGGCAGGACACCACGACATCTGGCTTCGACCCGGCGGATCCGATGAGCTTCGGACGTCATCGGCGAGAGAATATCAGCACCAAGCAGATGAAAGTTGATCATCCTGATGGAGACAAGAGAAAGCTCAAGAAGTACTACAGCCGGCAGAATGAGCTGATTGACCAGTTCTTGGGagccgaggatgaggagcGCAATACGCTGGAGGAAGATGCGCGATACAAGCCAAAGATCAAGTTCGCGGTGAACGCATCGTTCGTCGTCAACTTTTGCCTCTTTGTCATCCAGATGTATGCTGCGATATCGACGGGATCACTCTCG CTTTTTGCAACTGCGGCGGATGCGTTTATGGACTTGGTATCGTCCTTTGTGATGCTGATCACATCCAGACTTGCGGCCCGGCCGAGCATCTACAAATATCCAGTG ATTGAATCTGCGCGTAACTTGGGTTCGGGAGGAGAACACGAGGCTGAGGGTCTCCATATCATTCCGCTCAcctttgttggtgttgcca TTTTTGCCAAGGGCAGCTTGATGATCTACTGCCTCTTCTACCGGAGGTTCCCAACAGTGCACGTCTTCTTTGTTGACCATCGAAACGACATTGTGGTGAACATCTttgggttggtgatggcgatcGTAGGTGACAAGTTTGTGTGGTACCTTGATCCAATTGGCGCCATCCTGATAGCCCTTTTGATTCTCTTCTCGTGGGCTTCAAATGCCTTTGAGCAAGTCTGGCTTCTGGTTGGCAAGTCAGCGCCCAAGGAGTTTATTGCGAAGCTCATCTATATGACCATGACACATGACGACAGGATTGTCAAGGTCGACACG TGTCGGGCATACCATGCTGGTCAGCATTATTATGTTGAGCTGGACATTGTGATGGACGAAAACACACCCCTGAGAATCTCTCATGATGTCGGTCAGACGCTCCAACGAAAGCTTGAAGGGTTAGCGCTGGTTGAGCGAGCATTTGTACATGTCGACTATGAGCACGCGCACAACGTCCACGAGGAGCACAAGCCATTATATGAGAAGCCGACACCCAAGAGGAGTCTCAAGGACATGCTCTTGTTCAGGAAGCCCGCCATGACACAAGGTGAGGCGAATGCGTCAATCGGGCAGTGA
- a CDS encoding Fe(2+) transporter 3, with the protein MSSPQTSPAPDVGTNIMNSGKPKCGGGEEVGEYDLGLHVAGLFLVMLFSILGAGFPVVAKKVSWVKVPTKVFFMCKHFGTGVLIATAFVHLLPTAFGNLMDPCLPDLFTTQYPAMPGVIMMGSMFILFVIEMWLNSKTGGHSHGGPTGFDNHSHGGNSLAAAQASLAQGNGVNRPSQHRRTNTEDTLFESPSDDIDYEKAMAQELYAEQVRRKAYTQTPPRNPFTNDYDDDDHYEQLSPRSEMPPWFIVFYEQYVRQRLELVNMIKATANRQQAFLPQPDTTSSSNENRKSLIPASIMDSPYRDVETGEPVHPLVYKKMSLNITLLEGGILFHSVFVGMTVSITIEGFTILLIAILFHQMFEGLGLGSRIAAVPYRQGSPRPWLLVVAFGTTAPIGQAIGLLARSSYDPNSAFGLIIVGVFNAISSGLLLYAALVDLLAEDFLSEEAQRIMTKKDKITAFIFVLLGAAGMSIVGAFA; encoded by the exons ATGTCTTCGCCACAAACGAGCCCGGCGCCGGACGTCGGTACGAATATCATGAACAGCGGGAAGCCAAAGTGTGGTGGCGGCGAAGAAGTCGGCGAATACGATCTTGGTCTTCACGTTGCGGGGTTGT TTTTGGTCATGCTCTTCTCTATCCTCGGAGCTGGATTTCCGGTCGTGGCCAAGAAAGTGTCTTGGGTGAAGGTGCCAACGAAGGTCTTTTTCATGTGCAAGCACTTTGGAACTGGCGTCCTGATTGCGACCGCCTTTGTCCAT TTACTCCCAACGGCTTTTGGTAACCTGATGGACCCATGCCTTCCGGATCTGTTCACAACCCAATACCCGGCCATGCCAGGCGTTATCATGATGGGCTCCATGTTCATTCTGTTTGTCATTGAGATGTGGCTTAACAGCAAGACCGGAGGCCACTCCCACGGAGGTCCCACCGGATTTGACAACCACAGTCACGGCGGCAATTCTCTCGCCGCTGCCCAGGCTTCCCTTGCGCAAGGTAATGGTGTCAATCGGCCGTCCCAGCACCGCAGGACCAATACGGAGGATACCCTCTTTGAGTCTCCCAGCGATGATATTGACTACGAGAAGGCGATGGCCCAGGAACTGTATGCAGAACAAGTTCGCCGCAAGGCGTATACCCAAACCCCTCCCAGGAACCCCTTCACTAATGActacgatgacgatgatcaTTATGAACAACTCAGTCCTAGATCCGAAATGCCTCCTTGGTTCATTGTTTTCTATGAGCAATACGTACGCCAGCGTCTGGAGCTGGTCAACATGATCAAAGCCACTGCCAACCGGCAACAAGCTTTCCTCCCCCAACCAGATACCACCTCTAGCTCCAACGAGAACCGCAAGTCCCTAATTCCCGCTTCCATCATGGACTCCCCCTACCGTGACGTCGAAACCGGAGAGCCCGTGCACCCACTCGTCTACAAGAAGATGTCCCTCAATATCACACTCCTTGAAGGCGGTATCCTGTTCCACTCCGTCTTCGTCGGCATGACGGTTAGCATCACCATTGAAGGTTTCACCATTCTGTTGATTGCCATCTTGTTCCACCAGATGTTTGAgggtcttggtcttggttcCCGTATTGCTGCTGTCCCATACCGTCAGGGAAGTCCCCGCCCTTGGCTCCTTGTGGTGGCTTTCGGTACTACTGCCCCCATCGGCCAGGCGATTGGACTATTGGCGAGGAGCTCGTATGATCCGAACAGCGCATTTGGGTTAATCATTGTGGGAGTGTTCAATGCTAT ctccTCTGGTCTTCTCCTTTACGCTGCTTTGGTCGATCTCCTGGCTGAGGACTTCTTGTCTGAGGAGGCTCAGAGGATCATGACTAAAAAGGATAAGATCACGGCTTTTATCTTTGTTCTTCTCGGTG CTGCCGGCATGTCCATCGTGGGAGCATTTGCTTGA
- a CDS encoding nitrilase: MAGRKRKAPGASTTTSTPRTTRASTASRRAASARSAVPDVYREMVSEARRMAVAEDVPEVTTPERPLKRRRPGERQTLKVETKPVKPTVIPEPTKTHHDDPEDDDDEELEFEDVELPPPTLQTITRDSDDEDDEELEVEDIAFDSQGAFSSAVAGDVQLDLNLSAQKAAMAPHRRVVERRKALSKSEKEQRREIHKIHLLCLLAHVERRNRWCNNPKVQEALRPLLTDKMRKSLIPRASLNQYGRTESLKAGLQETSTMFKTKFQITERGLRRALWAEDEEQLKNYQLPDDLETVKSKGDFLQAAKCLSGSRDVGAQLFCALLRSIGVQARLVCSLQPLSCVPGAPTMPKQPKTKSLNASKGPSAADRYAAAMSKYDNTVATPDPRTPAFLSGRSRLGHPNATAYNVPSMTAPPPPPSRPEIPKAKTIKGESPYPIYWVEVLDEAQQKWHPVDPLVTNTQWRPRALEPPASDKENSLTYAIAFDEDGFARDVTRRYAKAYNSKTKRQRIDGPISPTTPSGINTGERWLRRLFLRHYTATDFPTDLDQIELNELAALEGAEPMPRNVQDFKDHPIYALERHLRRNEVFLPGAQSTGTVSAGSKAPVERIYRRKDVVVARSREKWFRLGRVVKPGEEPVKVLPPKRKRSSKFGGEMISSTSPSLETDNEDDEGDLFGDYSLAKAGGTPLYTPQQTELYVPPPVSKSGKIPRNKFGNVEVYVPSMVPAGGAHIPHERAAQAAHILGVDYAPALTGFEWKGRKGTARILGVVVPEQAAEAVRAVITGLVDMMEEEREERRRMEVLRMWRVMLRGMRIRERVFGGVEEEEEEVEEGEEEEEEEEEEHVKKNDKKGKEKEKGKETEEEQFDREMADAPSDVSEEFYMDMDNDDEEGGGGFLIE; the protein is encoded by the exons ATGGCAGGTCGAAAACGTAAGGCGCCCGGTGcgtcaaccaccaccagtaCCCCCCGAACTACTCGCGCCAGCACAGCGTCGCGGAGAGCGGCGTCAGCTCGTAGCGCAGTTCCCGATGTGTACCGAGAAATGGTTTCTGAGGCACGGCGCATGGCTGTTGCCGAAGATGTCCCGGAAGTTACAACGCCAGAGAGACCACTGAAGCGGAGAAGGCCCGGAGAGAGACAAACACTAAAGGTCGAGACGAAGCCAGTCAAGCCAACGGTAATACCGGAGCCTACAAAGACGCATCATGATGACCCagaagacgatgacgacgaggagctCGAGTTTGAGGATGTCGAGCTACCGCCACCCACCCTACAGACCATCACCAGAGACTCGgacgatgaagacgatgaagagctggaggtggaggatatCGCATTCGATTCCCAAGGCGCATTTTCCTCGGCTGTAGCAGGCGATGTTCAGCTGGACTTGAACTTGAGCGCCCAGAAAGCAGCAATGGCACCTCATCGGAGAGTTGTAGAGCGGCGAAAAGCACTAAGCAAATCCGAGAAGGAACAACGAAGGGAGATACACAAAATCCACCTCCTTTGTCTTCTTGCGCATGTGGAGCGGAGGAATAGATGGTGTAACAATCCCAAAGTCCAGGAGGCTCTGAGACCGCTCTTGACGGACAAAATGCGAAAGTCACTAATACCGAGAGCGAGTTTGAACCAGTATGGGCGAACCGAGTCGCTCAAGGCAGGACTTCAGGAGACGAGCACCATGTTTAAAACGAAGTTCCAGATCACGGAACGGGGACTACGGCGAGCACTGTGGgcggaagatgaggagcAGTTGAAAAAT TACCAACTCCCAGATGACCTCGAAACTGTCAAGTCCAAAGGCGACTTTCTTCAAGCCGCCAAATGTCTTTCCGGTTCTCGTGATGTTGGAGCCCAGCTCTTCTGTGCACTCCTTCGTTCGATTGGCGTCCAAGCCCGCCTTGTATGCTCCCTTCAACCACTTTCTTGCGTCCCGGGGGCTCCTACGATGCCTAAACAACCAAAAACGAAATCTTTAAATGCCTCAAAGGGACCATCCGCAGCCGATCGGTATGCCGCTGCAATGTCCAAGTACGACAATACAGTCGCCACTCCAGATCCAAGAACCCCAGCATTCCTGTCAGGCCGAAGTCGTCTCGGACACCCAAATGCAACAGCCTACAACGTCCCGTCTATGACCGCtcccccaccacctccttcccGCCCCGAAATCCCTAAAGCCAAGACAATAAAAGGGGAATCCCCATACCCCATATACTGGGTTGAAGTCCTCGACGAAGCCCAGCAAAAATGGCACCCCGTAGACCCCCTCGTCACCAACACCCAATGGCGCCCGCGCGCTCTCGAGCCCCCCGCCTCCGACAAGGAAAACAGCCTCACCTACGCCATCGCCTTCGACGAAGACGGCTTCGCCCGCGACGTCACCCGCCGCTACGCCAAAGCCTACAACTCCAAGACCAAGCGCCAGCGCATCGACGGACCGATTTCGCCCACCACTCCCTCGGGGATCAACACAGGCGAGCGCTGGCTCCGCCGCCTTTTCTTGCGACACTACACCGCTACCGATTTTCCCACCGACCTCGACCAAATCGAGCTCAACGAGCTCGCCGCTCTCGAGGGTGCAGAGCCCATGCCCCGCAACGTCCAGGACTTTAAGGACCACCCCATCTACGCGCTCGAGAGACACCTCCGTAGGAACGAAGTCTTCCTGCCGGGCGCTCAATCAACAGGGACAGTGTCAGCGGGTTCCAAAGCCCCCGTTGAGCGCATCTACCGCCGTAAAGACGTGGTCGTCGCTCGCTCACGCGAGAAATGGTTTCGGCTCGGCCGCGTAGTCAAACCCGGTGAAGAGCCGGTAAAAGTTCTTCCTCCCAAGAGGAAACGGAGTTCCAAGTTTGGTGGGGAGATGATATCCTctacttctccttctctcgaGACTGATaatgaagacgacgagggAGATCTGTTCGGGGATTACTCCCTTGCCAAAGCTGGCGGGACGCCACTCTATACTCCGCAGCAAACAGAACTTTACGTACCCCCACCCGTATCGAAGTCGGGGAAGATTCCAAGGAACAAGTTTGGGAATGTGGAGGTGTATGTCCCGTCCATGGTCCCTGCTGGGGGAGCGCACATCCCGCATGAGAGAGCGGCGCAGGCGGCGCATATACTGGGTGTGGACTACGCGCCTGCGTTGACGGGGTTTgagtggaagggaagaaaggggacGGCGAGGATTTTAGGAGTGGTGGTTCCCGAacaggcggcggaggcggtgaGGGCGGTGATTACAGGGTTGGTGGatatgatggaggaggagagggaggagaggaggaggatggaggtgTTGAGGATGTGGAGGGTTATGTTGAGGGGGATGAGGATTAGGGAGAGGGTGTTTGGGGgtgttgaggaggaagaggaggaagtggaggagggggaggaggaggaggaggaggaagaagaagaacatgTCAAGAAAAATGacaagaaagggaaagagaaagaaaagggaaaagagacggaggaggagcagttTGATAGGGAGATGGCAGATGCGCCGAGTGATGTTTCGGAGGAGTTTTATATGGATATggataatgatgatgaagaaggggGTGGTGGGTTCTTGATTGAGTAG
- a CDS encoding NADP-dependent alcohol dehydrogenase C, variant: MGYPETFEGFVVDSPKTWNQFHRHELKPKPFGDDDIDVQIECCGVCGSDIHTVTGGWGDFEGPLCVGHEVVGKAIKVGKNVTEIKQGDRVGVGAQVWSCLKCDVCKSKNEQYCPHMVDTYNANYEDGSTAHGGWASHIRAHQYFTFKIPDAIPSHLAAPLLCAGITTYSPLVRANVGPGKTVGIIGVGGLGHLGIQWARALGAEVHVLTHSAYKADDAKALGAQNVIVTSDDEKWAEPYKFKFDFLLNCADATHKFDMKTYLSVLKVGGEFHMCGIPDKPLPPLEVLAFMQNGAKLSANHLGNHQEMKAMLQLAAEKGIVPKVETVQLGEDGCKEAVERVKEGNKVHYRLTLTGFDKVFGKVEY; this comes from the exons ATGGGCTACCCAGAGACTTTCGAGGGCTTCGTCGTTGACTCGCCCAAGACCTGGAACCAGTTCCACCGCCACGAGCTCAAGCCCAAGCCTTTTGGCGATGACGACATCGACGTCCAGATCGAGTGCTGCGGCGTGTGCGGGTCCGACATTCACACCGTAACCGGCGGCTGGGGTGACTTTGAGGGTCCTCTCTGTGTCGGCCACGAGGTTGTCggcaaggccatcaaggtcggCAAGAACGTGACCGAGATCAAGCAGGGCGATCGCGTCGGCGTTGGTGCCCAGGTGTGGTCCTGCCTCAAGTGCGATGTCTGCAAGAGCAAGAACGAGCAGTACTGCCCTCACATGGTTG ACACTTACAATGCCAACTACGAAGACGGCTCCACCGCCCACGGCGGCTGGGCCTCTCACATCCGCGCCCACCAGTACTTCACCTTCAAGATCCCCGACGCCATCCCCTCCCACCTCGCCGCGCCCCTCCTCTGCGCCGGCATCACCACCTACTCCCCGCTCGTGCGCGCCAACGTCGGCCCCGGCAAGACCGTCGGCATCATCGGCGTCGGCGGTCTCGGCCACCTAGGCATCCAGTGGGCGCGCGCCCTAGGCGCCGAGGTGCACGTGCTCACGCACTCCGCCTACAAGGCCGACGACGCCAAGGCCCTGGGCGCGCAAAACGTTATCGTCAccagcgacgacgagaagTGGGCCGAGCCGTACAAGTTCAAGTTCGACTTTTTGCTCAACTGCGCCGACGCGACGCACAAGTTCGACATGAAGACGTACCTCTCGGTCCTCAAGGTGGGCGGCGAGTTCCACATGTGCGGCATCCCCGACAAGCCGCTGCCCCCGCTCGAGGTGTTGGCGTTCATGCAGAACGGCGCCAAGTTGTCGGCCAACCACTTGGGTAACCACCAGGAGATGAAGGCCATGTTGCAGCTGGCGGCCGAGAAGGGCATCGTGCCCAAGGTGGAGACGGTGCAGCTTGGAGAGGATGGGTGCAAGGAGGCGGTGGAGAGGGTCAAGGAGGGCAACAAGGTGCATTACCGCCTTACTTTGACGGGCTTTGACAAGGTTTTTGGAAAGGTTGAGTACTAG
- a CDS encoding NADP-dependent alcohol dehydrogenase C, producing the protein MEPPREDFPNRVILQIQFWQCTRCFGHHNKQHHMQRLRRPPANINTFIYFAFRTTKDLLESRHYQTLTTTTTSLITYTKPTLITPPINKHIKMGYPETFEGFVVDSPKTWNQFHRHELKPKPFGDDDIDVQIECCGVCGSDIHTVTGGWGDFEGPLCVGHEVVGKAIKVGKNVTEIKQGDRVGVGAQVWSCLKCDVCKSKNEQYCPHMVDTYNANYEDGSTAHGGWASHIRAHQYFTFKIPDAIPSHLAAPLLCAGITTYSPLVRANVGPGKTVGIIGVGGLGHLGIQWARALGAEVHVLTHSAYKADDAKALGAQNVIVTSDDEKWAEPYKFKFDFLLNCADATHKFDMKTYLSVLKVGGEFHMCGIPDKPLPPLEVLAFMQNGAKLSANHLGNHQEMKAMLQLAAEKGIVPKVETVQLGEDGCKEAVERVKEGNKVHYRLTLTGFDKVFGKVEY; encoded by the exons ATGGAGCCTCCTCGTGAAGACTTTCCCAATAGAGTAATCTTACAAATCCAATTCTGGCAGTGTACACGATGCTTT GGACATCACAACAAGCAGCATCATATGCAACGCCTTCGCAGGCCGCCAGCAAATATAAATACATTTATATACTTCGCTTTCAG GACGACAAAGGATCTCCTTGAATCCAGGCATTATCAGAccttgacaacaacaaccacaagtCTTATCACTTACACGAAACCCACCCTTATCACACCACCAATCAACAAACATATCAAAATGGGCTACCCAGAGACTTTCGAGGGCTTCGTCGTTGACTCGCCCAAGACCTGGAACCAGTTCCACCGCCACGAGCTCAAGCCCAAGCCTTTTGGCGATGACGACATCGACGTCCAGATCGAGTGCTGCGGCGTGTGCGGGTCCGACATTCACACCGTAACCGGCGGCTGGGGTGACTTTGAGGGTCCTCTCTGTGTCGGCCACGAGGTTGTCggcaaggccatcaaggtcggCAAGAACGTGACCGAGATCAAGCAGGGCGATCGCGTCGGCGTTGGTGCCCAGGTGTGGTCCTGCCTCAAGTGCGATGTCTGCAAGAGCAAGAACGAGCAGTACTGCCCTCACATGGTTG ACACTTACAATGCCAACTACGAAGACGGCTCCACCGCCCACGGCGGCTGGGCCTCTCACATCCGCGCCCACCAGTACTTCACCTTCAAGATCCCCGACGCCATCCCCTCCCACCTCGCCGCGCCCCTCCTCTGCGCCGGCATCACCACCTACTCCCCGCTCGTGCGCGCCAACGTCGGCCCCGGCAAGACCGTCGGCATCATCGGCGTCGGCGGTCTCGGCCACCTAGGCATCCAGTGGGCGCGCGCCCTAGGCGCCGAGGTGCACGTGCTCACGCACTCCGCCTACAAGGCCGACGACGCCAAGGCCCTGGGCGCGCAAAACGTTATCGTCAccagcgacgacgagaagTGGGCCGAGCCGTACAAGTTCAAGTTCGACTTTTTGCTCAACTGCGCCGACGCGACGCACAAGTTCGACATGAAGACGTACCTCTCGGTCCTCAAGGTGGGCGGCGAGTTCCACATGTGCGGCATCCCCGACAAGCCGCTGCCCCCGCTCGAGGTGTTGGCGTTCATGCAGAACGGCGCCAAGTTGTCGGCCAACCACTTGGGTAACCACCAGGAGATGAAGGCCATGTTGCAGCTGGCGGCCGAGAAGGGCATCGTGCCCAAGGTGGAGACGGTGCAGCTTGGAGAGGATGGGTGCAAGGAGGCGGTGGAGAGGGTCAAGGAGGGCAACAAGGTGCATTACCGCCTTACTTTGACGGGCTTTGACAAGGTTTTTGGAAAGGTTGAGTACTAG